Proteins encoded within one genomic window of uncultured Sphingopyxis sp.:
- a CDS encoding CoA transferase, protein MSETGSGGALEGIRVVEMGQLIAGPFCGQLLGDMGAEIVKLEPPVTGDQMRNWGQGEKPSWWRVIARNKYSVAVDLRSEEGQALAHELIAKADILIENFRPGTLEKWNLDPAELCKTNPGLIVVRVSGYGQTGPYSARAGFGGIGEAMGGWRGIVGYPDLPPARMGVSIGDTLAATYGCMGALAALHHRSKTGEGQIVDSALYEAVLQVMESTVSDYSASGTKRRRTGSTLPGIAPSNVYPCKDGEYLIGANQDGVFARLAAAMGRPELASDDRYATHRARGARQEELDALIGEWTVTLTIDELEAKMVEAGVPAGRVYDAEDMLADPHFAAREALVTVADEEFGEVTMQGVFPKLSATPGSVRRPAPLAVGQDRAEVLKRWLGREV, encoded by the coding sequence ATGAGCGAGACGGGCAGCGGGGGCGCGCTGGAAGGCATCAGGGTGGTCGAGATGGGGCAGCTCATCGCCGGTCCCTTCTGCGGGCAGCTCCTTGGCGACATGGGTGCCGAGATCGTCAAGCTCGAACCGCCGGTGACCGGCGACCAGATGCGCAACTGGGGCCAGGGCGAAAAGCCGAGCTGGTGGCGCGTCATCGCGCGCAACAAATATTCGGTCGCGGTCGATCTGCGGTCCGAAGAGGGGCAGGCGCTCGCACACGAGCTGATCGCCAAGGCCGACATATTGATCGAGAATTTCCGTCCCGGCACGCTCGAGAAATGGAACCTCGACCCCGCCGAACTGTGCAAGACGAACCCGGGACTGATCGTCGTGCGCGTCTCGGGCTACGGCCAGACCGGACCCTATTCGGCGCGCGCCGGTTTCGGCGGGATCGGCGAGGCGATGGGCGGCTGGCGCGGGATCGTCGGCTATCCCGACCTTCCACCCGCGCGCATGGGCGTGTCGATCGGCGACACGCTCGCCGCGACTTACGGCTGCATGGGCGCGCTCGCCGCTCTGCATCATCGCAGCAAGACCGGCGAAGGGCAGATCGTCGATTCGGCGCTCTACGAGGCGGTGCTGCAGGTGATGGAATCGACCGTGTCGGACTATTCGGCGAGCGGCACCAAGCGCCGCCGCACCGGATCGACGCTGCCCGGCATCGCTCCGTCGAACGTCTATCCGTGCAAGGACGGCGAATATCTGATCGGCGCCAATCAGGACGGCGTCTTCGCAAGGCTCGCCGCCGCGATGGGGCGCCCCGAACTGGCGAGCGACGACCGCTATGCGACGCACCGCGCGCGCGGCGCGCGGCAGGAGGAACTCGACGCGCTGATCGGCGAATGGACCGTGACGCTGACGATCGACGAACTCGAAGCCAAGATGGTCGAGGCGGGCGTGCCCGCGGGCCGCGTTTATGACGCCGAGGACATGCTCGCCGATCCGCATTTCGCCGCGCGCGAGGCGCTGGTGACGGTCGCCGACGAGGAGTTCGGCGAAGTCACGATGCAGGGCGTGTTCCCGAAGCTGTCGGCGACCCCCGGCAGTGTGCGCCGCCCCGCCCCGCTGGCGGTTGGGCAGGATCGCGCCGAGGTGCTCAAACGCTGGCTCGGGCGGGAGGTTTGA
- a CDS encoding SDR family oxidoreductase — protein MDIKGKTAIVTGSAGGIGRATAVMLAARGAAEIALVDVKEEALAETARLVEAEGAKAATHSLDLSDIPTVEAWFRAHGDVDILHNNAGVVSGLPQFPDVDAARIRWIIDVNITSLVAATQIAVQKMKARGGGVIINTVSTVALGTGFYDAMYATTKAAVMMFTRCCAPLKEECNVRVAGMLPGLVDTPILDTTGAGGKSDWMKTVLANNEACVPEDIAGGVVMLIEDDGLAGGDWVAVRRLNGKVEYQWGHADSI, from the coding sequence ATGGATATCAAGGGCAAGACCGCGATCGTCACGGGCTCGGCGGGCGGCATCGGCCGCGCGACCGCGGTAATGCTGGCGGCGCGCGGCGCGGCGGAAATCGCGCTCGTCGACGTGAAGGAAGAAGCACTGGCCGAAACGGCGCGGCTGGTCGAGGCGGAGGGCGCGAAGGCGGCAACGCACAGTCTCGACCTGTCGGACATTCCCACGGTCGAGGCGTGGTTCCGCGCGCACGGCGACGTCGACATATTGCACAACAATGCCGGCGTCGTGTCGGGCCTGCCGCAATTTCCCGACGTCGACGCGGCGCGCATCCGCTGGATCATCGACGTCAACATCACCTCGCTCGTCGCCGCGACGCAGATCGCGGTGCAGAAGATGAAGGCGCGCGGGGGCGGGGTGATTATCAACACCGTCTCGACCGTCGCGCTCGGTACCGGCTTCTACGATGCGATGTATGCGACGACCAAAGCGGCGGTGATGATGTTCACGCGCTGCTGCGCGCCGCTGAAAGAGGAATGCAACGTTCGCGTCGCAGGGATGCTGCCGGGGCTGGTCGACACGCCGATCCTCGACACGACCGGCGCGGGCGGCAAGTCCGACTGGATGAAGACCGTGCTGGCGAACAATGAGGCGTGCGTGCCGGAGGATATTGCCGGGGGTGTGGTTATGCTGATCGAGGACGACGGCTTGGCAGGCGGCGACTGGGTCGCGGTACGGCGGCTGAACGGCAAGGTCGAATATCAGTGGGGGCATGCCGACAGCATCTAG
- a CDS encoding SDR family NAD(P)-dependent oxidoreductase, with amino-acid sequence MTDVAGKTAFITGGASGLGLATAKALVAKGAAVILADIDGAGTEAAAASLRSAGGRALGFQLDVTSEESWAEAGAKARDFGPVRILFSNAGVGGGSGPFEQYDTDVWRWNYAVNAHAHLYACRTFLGEMKASGEPSHLVITSSMVAIVPPPISVAYISSKYATLGIAMALRNELAETCVDISVLMPGMSATRIVETTRELRPVEVEVGKAAATSQAMQGVLAGGMSPDRIGARVVQAIEAGEYWIFTHPEWKAMAELVTQDMLSSFGPSADPAYRGDDIDGLIATNGGRMFGAKV; translated from the coding sequence ATGACCGACGTCGCGGGCAAGACCGCCTTCATCACCGGCGGCGCGAGTGGGCTCGGCCTCGCCACCGCCAAGGCGCTCGTCGCCAAAGGCGCCGCGGTGATCCTCGCCGACATCGACGGCGCCGGGACGGAAGCAGCCGCCGCCTCGCTGCGTAGTGCGGGCGGCAGAGCGCTGGGCTTCCAGCTCGACGTGACCAGCGAAGAGAGCTGGGCCGAAGCGGGCGCGAAGGCGCGCGACTTCGGCCCCGTCCGCATCCTGTTCAGCAACGCCGGGGTCGGCGGCGGATCGGGGCCGTTCGAGCAATATGACACCGACGTCTGGCGCTGGAACTACGCCGTCAACGCGCACGCGCATCTCTATGCCTGCCGCACCTTCCTAGGCGAGATGAAGGCCTCGGGCGAGCCGAGCCACCTCGTCATCACCTCATCGATGGTCGCGATCGTGCCGCCGCCGATTTCGGTGGCCTATATCAGCTCCAAATATGCGACGCTGGGCATCGCGATGGCGTTGCGCAACGAACTCGCCGAGACCTGCGTCGATATTTCGGTCCTGATGCCCGGCATGTCGGCGACGCGGATCGTCGAGACAACGCGGGAACTGCGCCCGGTCGAGGTCGAGGTCGGCAAGGCCGCGGCGACAAGCCAAGCGATGCAGGGCGTGCTTGCGGGCGGCATGTCGCCCGACAGGATCGGCGCGCGCGTGGTGCAGGCGATCGAAGCCGGCGAATATTGGATTTTTACCCATCCCGAGTGGAAGGCGATGGCCGAACTGGTGACGCAGGATATGCTGTCGTCCTTCGGCCCCTCGGCCGATCCCGCCTATAGGGGCGATGACATCGACGGGCTGATCGCGACCAACGGCGGCCGCATGTTCGGCGCCAAGGTTTAA
- a CDS encoding nuclear transport factor 2 family protein, with protein sequence MSQGSAAAQAFLDREAAAAVVTCYATALDARDWRAYRALFTDEIAIDYGAIGSLVATISADEWTNRCRTLEGFDATAHQLHNIIATINGDRATVTSIVDAVHVVGVENRALLGDLIGRYTHRLVRQDGWKIAGVTLTVVAYPAGKEAFEAAFAAARAIFAEGNPA encoded by the coding sequence ATGTCCCAGGGATCGGCCGCGGCGCAGGCTTTCCTCGACAGGGAAGCCGCCGCCGCGGTCGTGACCTGCTATGCGACCGCGCTCGATGCGCGCGACTGGCGTGCCTATCGCGCGCTCTTCACCGACGAGATCGCGATCGACTATGGCGCGATCGGCTCGCTCGTCGCAACCATATCCGCCGACGAATGGACGAACCGCTGCCGGACGCTCGAAGGTTTCGACGCGACCGCACACCAGCTCCACAATATCATCGCGACGATCAACGGCGACCGCGCGACCGTGACGAGCATCGTCGACGCCGTCCATGTCGTCGGTGTCGAGAACCGCGCGCTCCTCGGCGACCTGATCGGCCGCTACACGCACCGGCTGGTGCGGCAGGACGGTTGGAAGATCGCAGGCGTGACCTTGACCGTCGTCGCTTATCCCGCCGGAAAAGAGGCGTTCGAAGCCGCTTTCGCCGCCGCGCGCGCCATTTTCGCCGAAGGAAATCCCGCATGA
- a CDS encoding nuclear transport factor 2 family protein: MAEQDDIRAMAQRFFDAIEAGDIETMVNSFTPDAEIWHNTDELIVTPAQTAQTLTGMVARIKDREYAERRLTTFPGGFVQQHVLKGKRVHDDGAVRLPCAIVCKVVDGKITRLDEYFDSAHVAEFRKFANT, from the coding sequence ATGGCGGAGCAGGACGATATTCGCGCGATGGCGCAGCGTTTCTTCGATGCGATCGAGGCGGGCGACATCGAGACGATGGTGAACAGTTTCACCCCCGATGCCGAGATCTGGCACAACACCGACGAACTGATCGTCACCCCCGCGCAGACCGCGCAGACGCTGACCGGCATGGTCGCGCGGATCAAGGACCGCGAATATGCCGAGCGCCGCCTCACCACCTTCCCCGGCGGCTTCGTCCAGCAGCATGTATTGAAGGGCAAGCGCGTCCACGATGACGGCGCCGTCCGCCTCCCCTGCGCGATCGTGTGCAAGGTTGTCGATGGCAAGATCACGCGGCTCGACGAATATTTCGACAGCGCGCATGTCGCCGAATTCCGCAAATTTGCGAACACCTGA
- a CDS encoding carboxymuconolactone decarboxylase family protein: MPVLRQVPRSEVTDETVLAYYNRLFGDRDPVAEPGTATGTPGDWWTVFALSPDIFEHAVKGFAVYRNPARTIDPVLRELGQTRAGWVKGSQFVFSQHCKSLRGLGVSEEKIAAIAHWQVADCYDEQERAVLAYADCLSQAGGRVPLEIFDKLKTFWNDEQIFEFTYITCLYDMHAVITRALRMEYDAREDPIVEIAAPEGFSAADFLSAPRPANG, encoded by the coding sequence ATGCCCGTCCTGCGCCAGGTCCCCCGCTCCGAAGTCACCGACGAGACCGTCCTTGCCTATTACAACCGCCTGTTCGGCGACCGCGATCCCGTCGCCGAGCCAGGCACCGCGACCGGCACGCCCGGCGACTGGTGGACGGTGTTCGCGCTCTCGCCCGATATTTTCGAGCATGCGGTCAAGGGCTTCGCCGTCTACCGCAACCCGGCGCGCACGATCGACCCGGTGCTCCGCGAGCTCGGTCAGACCCGCGCGGGCTGGGTCAAGGGCAGCCAGTTCGTCTTTTCGCAGCACTGCAAGTCGCTCCGCGGCCTCGGCGTCAGCGAGGAGAAGATTGCCGCCATCGCGCACTGGCAGGTCGCCGACTGCTATGACGAGCAGGAGCGCGCGGTGCTCGCCTATGCCGACTGCCTGAGCCAGGCTGGGGGCCGCGTTCCGCTCGAGATATTCGACAAGCTCAAGACCTTCTGGAACGACGAGCAGATTTTCGAATTCACCTACATCACTTGTCTCTATGACATGCACGCGGTGATCACGCGCGCGCTGCGCATGGAATATGACGCGCGCGAAGACCCGATCGTCGAGATCGCGGCACCCGAAGGCTTCAGCGCCGCCGACTTCCTCAGCGCCCCGCGGCCGGCAAACGGATGA
- a CDS encoding glutathione binding-like protein: MIDLHYSATPNGQKIAIMLEEIGEPYRVIPYDIFNGDQLTAEFGRINPNHKLPAIVDRDPVEGGEPVTMFESGAILQYLAEKSGRFLPVSGAARAATLSWLTWQVAGLGPMGGQASHFLRYAPAGQDYATQRYTKELTRLLTVLERRLEKSAYVAGDEYSIADMAIWPGRASAFVMGMGLDEWPAMHAWFERIRERPAVARAMTREELKAPAKYIGRHQKLDDKEWSNMFGDANHAAVRGD, translated from the coding sequence ATGATCGACCTGCATTATTCGGCGACCCCCAACGGGCAGAAGATCGCGATCATGCTCGAAGAAATCGGCGAGCCCTACCGTGTCATCCCCTATGACATCTTCAATGGCGACCAGTTGACCGCCGAATTCGGGCGCATCAATCCGAATCACAAGCTTCCCGCCATCGTCGACCGGGATCCGGTGGAAGGCGGCGAGCCCGTGACCATGTTCGAATCGGGCGCGATTCTGCAATATCTTGCCGAGAAGAGCGGGCGCTTTCTGCCCGTATCGGGTGCGGCGCGCGCGGCGACGCTGTCATGGCTGACCTGGCAGGTCGCGGGGCTCGGGCCGATGGGCGGGCAGGCGAGCCATTTTCTGCGCTACGCCCCGGCCGGGCAGGATTATGCCACCCAGCGTTATACGAAAGAGCTGACGCGCCTGCTCACCGTGCTCGAAAGGCGGCTGGAGAAGAGCGCCTATGTCGCGGGTGACGAATATTCCATCGCCGACATGGCGATCTGGCCCGGCCGCGCATCGGCCTTCGTGATGGGCATGGGGCTCGATGAATGGCCGGCGATGCACGCGTGGTTCGAACGCATCCGCGAACGCCCCGCCGTCGCGCGCGCGATGACGCGCGAGGAGCTGAAGGCGCCGGCGAAATATATCGGGCGGCATCAAAAGCTCGATGACAAGGAATGGTCGAACATGTTCGGCGACGCGAACCATGCGGCGGTGAGGGGGGATTGA
- a CDS encoding DUF3237 domain-containing protein: MNAENSLGAPAALATRHLCTVEFEVGGGIIGIGASPFGDQRLGYISGGRFFGPRINGIVLPGGGNWSRSGRLGDDASVGTFDARAVWQTDDGDLIYLSYTGRNIIPDDVRATFADPAVPDADPSRYYLRIAPVFETASAKYGWLNGVLAVGVGERTDFGVRHVIHEVL; encoded by the coding sequence ATGAACGCAGAAAATTCGCTTGGGGCCCCGGCCGCGCTGGCGACCCGTCATCTATGCACCGTCGAGTTCGAGGTGGGAGGTGGCATCATCGGAATCGGCGCCTCGCCCTTCGGCGACCAGCGGCTCGGCTATATCAGCGGCGGCCGGTTTTTCGGTCCCCGGATCAACGGGATAGTCTTACCCGGCGGCGGCAACTGGTCGCGGAGCGGGCGCCTCGGCGACGATGCGTCGGTTGGCACCTTCGATGCCCGCGCGGTGTGGCAAACCGACGACGGCGACCTCATCTATCTGAGCTACACCGGGCGCAATATCATTCCCGACGATGTGCGCGCGACCTTCGCCGACCCGGCGGTGCCCGACGCTGATCCGTCGCGCTATTATCTGCGAATCGCGCCGGTGTTCGAAACCGCGAGCGCGAAATATGGCTGGCTCAACGGCGTGCTCGCGGTGGGCGTGGGCGAACGCACCGATTTCGGCGTGCGGCATGTAATTCACGAGGTGCTTTGA
- a CDS encoding TonB-dependent receptor: MKARNQFLLSGVAGIAMLAVAAPAFAQTAPAAPAEADDSSANEIIVTAQKREQSLQDVPISMEVVSGAKLAEFNTSDIKAVMNYTPNVFVQSTAGNDVIYIRGFGSPPANFAFDQSVSLYVDGVYAGRNRQAQAPFFDLERVEVLRGPQGALFGKNTAAGAVSVVSAGPTKDFEGAITGLYNFDHKGTDFSGYLSGPISDTLGARFAYKIVNQDGYIYNRAKDHDDPEIKSQLLRLTLKWEPSANFDYTAKVEYGNREVIGGITVSSPLTSDQDPQTNRYLERSELGDEGNDNKSVMISGVGNLALGDFTLTSVTGYSWFKSKIVNGFDQTIPNSGGAFTANSVYNAFPERFDQFSQEIRILSPTGRTFEFIAGAYYDKSNYRLEQYQGFNIPNLNIPGVFVGPYFGRIDSVFNQDAESWSVFGQGTFNATDALRVIGSLRYSHTKKDGDFAARLVYGPFAIRPISSAEGSISEGNVDPSVTVQYDVAPRVMLYATWGRGSKSGGFVSNTLGTVDSTFTFEPERSENFEAGVKSTLFDGKVIANVSAYHTKFEDLQVSVYQPATSSYLTGNAAAATSKGIEGSLSLFPIDNFDISASAAYSDIKYDDYPGAACLASQPATCTPATNNLAGFPVAYSSKWTGSVTAHARFDMSDDMKLDITGVAAGRSKYFNSDNQSPIFGVQNGYVKLDLRVQLADQDDSWHLALVGKNLTNQKTIGSAFNLPAPITPVPRAILYLEPTRNISIEAGIKF; this comes from the coding sequence ATGAAGGCTCGTAACCAGTTTCTGCTGTCCGGCGTCGCGGGAATCGCGATGCTCGCGGTTGCCGCTCCGGCGTTCGCGCAGACGGCGCCCGCCGCCCCGGCGGAGGCCGACGACAGCAGCGCCAACGAAATCATCGTCACCGCGCAGAAGCGCGAGCAGAGCCTGCAGGACGTGCCGATCTCGATGGAGGTCGTCAGCGGCGCCAAGCTCGCCGAATTCAATACGAGCGACATCAAGGCGGTGATGAACTACACCCCGAACGTCTTCGTCCAGTCGACGGCGGGCAACGACGTCATCTATATCCGCGGCTTCGGCTCGCCGCCGGCGAACTTCGCCTTCGACCAGTCGGTCTCGCTCTATGTCGACGGCGTCTATGCCGGCCGCAACCGCCAGGCGCAGGCTCCCTTCTTCGACCTCGAACGCGTCGAGGTGCTGCGCGGCCCGCAGGGCGCCCTGTTCGGCAAGAACACCGCGGCGGGCGCGGTCAGCGTCGTGTCGGCGGGGCCGACGAAAGATTTCGAGGGCGCGATCACCGGCCTCTATAATTTCGACCACAAGGGCACCGACTTCTCGGGCTATCTGTCCGGGCCGATTTCCGACACGCTCGGCGCGCGCTTCGCGTACAAGATCGTCAACCAGGACGGCTATATCTATAACCGTGCGAAGGATCACGACGACCCCGAGATCAAGTCGCAACTGCTGCGCCTGACGCTGAAGTGGGAACCATCGGCCAATTTCGATTACACCGCCAAGGTCGAATATGGGAACCGCGAGGTCATCGGTGGCATCACCGTGTCGAGCCCGCTGACCAGCGACCAGGATCCGCAGACCAACCGCTATCTCGAACGCTCGGAGCTCGGCGACGAGGGCAATGACAATAAATCGGTGATGATCTCGGGCGTCGGCAACCTCGCGCTCGGCGATTTCACGCTGACCTCGGTCACCGGCTACAGCTGGTTCAAATCGAAGATCGTCAACGGTTTCGACCAGACGATCCCGAACAGCGGCGGCGCCTTCACGGCCAATTCGGTCTACAACGCCTTCCCCGAACGCTTCGACCAATTTTCGCAGGAAATCCGTATCCTGTCGCCGACAGGCCGCACCTTCGAGTTCATCGCGGGCGCCTATTACGACAAGTCGAATTACAGGCTGGAGCAATATCAGGGCTTCAACATCCCGAACCTCAATATTCCGGGCGTGTTCGTTGGACCTTACTTCGGCCGCATCGACAGCGTCTTCAATCAGGATGCCGAAAGCTGGTCGGTGTTCGGACAGGGCACGTTCAATGCCACCGATGCCCTGCGTGTGATCGGCAGCCTGCGTTACAGCCATACGAAGAAGGACGGCGATTTCGCGGCGCGACTGGTCTATGGCCCCTTCGCCATACGCCCGATTTCAAGCGCCGAGGGCTCGATCAGCGAAGGCAATGTCGATCCGTCGGTCACGGTGCAATATGACGTCGCGCCGCGCGTCATGCTCTATGCAACCTGGGGTCGCGGGTCGAAATCGGGCGGTTTCGTCTCGAACACGCTCGGCACCGTCGACAGCACCTTCACCTTCGAACCCGAACGGTCGGAGAATTTCGAGGCGGGCGTCAAGTCGACCCTCTTCGACGGCAAGGTGATCGCGAACGTCTCGGCCTATCACACCAAGTTCGAGGACCTGCAGGTTTCGGTCTATCAGCCCGCGACCTCGAGTTACCTGACCGGCAACGCCGCCGCGGCGACGTCGAAGGGCATCGAAGGATCGCTCAGCCTCTTCCCGATCGACAATTTCGACATCAGCGCGTCGGCCGCCTATTCGGATATCAAATATGACGATTATCCGGGCGCGGCGTGCCTCGCGTCCCAGCCGGCGACTTGCACCCCCGCGACGAACAATCTTGCCGGTTTCCCGGTCGCCTATTCGTCGAAATGGACGGGCAGCGTCACCGCGCACGCGCGCTTCGACATGTCGGACGACATGAAGCTCGACATCACGGGCGTCGCCGCCGGCCGGTCGAAATATTTCAACTCGGACAACCAGAGCCCGATCTTCGGCGTCCAGAACGGCTATGTGAAGCTCGACCTGCGTGTCCAGCTCGCCGATCAGGACGACAGCTGGCATCTCGCGCTGGTCGGCAAGAATCTGACCAACCAGAAGACGATCGGCAGCGCGTTCAACCTGCCCGCGCCGATCACGCCGGTTCCGCGCGCGATCCTCTACCTCGAGCCCACGCGCAATATTTCGATCGAGGCCGGGATCAAGTTCTGA
- a CDS encoding glutathione S-transferase N-terminal domain-containing protein, translating into MITLYGGPTPNARKIAIALLEMGLDWRLEYIDILAGDQLTPEFLALNPNNKTPVIIDDEGPGGERFVLWETGAILLYLAEKTGRFLPADPVKRAICWQWLMFQVSGVGPMFGQEAHFTHYAKDRHEYAIARYSREVDRLMMVLDKRLGEAEWLAGDDYTIADMATLPYLRRQLIEKAGRFPNVDRWGAAMLARPAVAEGMKAGVARAETIEGGLTGFTDEHRAILWGDRQHMKR; encoded by the coding sequence ATGATCACACTTTACGGCGGCCCGACCCCCAATGCGCGCAAGATCGCGATCGCGCTCCTCGAAATGGGACTCGACTGGCGGCTCGAATATATCGACATCCTCGCGGGCGATCAGCTCACCCCCGAATTCCTCGCGCTCAATCCGAACAACAAGACGCCGGTGATCATCGACGACGAAGGGCCGGGTGGCGAACGCTTCGTGCTGTGGGAAACCGGCGCGATCCTGCTCTATCTCGCCGAAAAGACCGGGCGTTTCCTGCCCGCCGATCCGGTAAAGCGCGCGATCTGCTGGCAATGGCTGATGTTCCAGGTGTCGGGCGTCGGCCCGATGTTCGGGCAGGAAGCGCATTTCACCCATTATGCCAAGGATCGGCACGAATATGCGATCGCGCGCTACAGCCGCGAGGTCGACCGGCTGATGATGGTGCTCGACAAGCGGCTCGGCGAAGCCGAATGGCTCGCGGGCGATGACTATACGATCGCCGACATGGCGACCCTGCCCTATCTGCGCCGTCAGTTGATCGAAAAGGCGGGGCGTTTTCCGAACGTCGACCGTTGGGGCGCCGCGATGCTCGCACGCCCCGCGGTCGCCGAGGGGATGAAGGCCGGCGTCGCGCGCGCCGAGACGATCGAGGGCGGCCTCACGGGCTTCACCGACGAACATCGCGCGATCCTGTGGGGCGACCGGCAGCATATGAAACGGTGA
- a CDS encoding glutathione S-transferase N-terminal domain-containing protein, with the protein MIDVYFTPTPNGHKVSIMLEEVGLAHRLIAMNMLEGDHLTPEYRRINPNGRLPAIVDHDPIGGGAPLPVFESGAILLYLAEKSGQLLPENPRRRSQAQQWLMWQMASFGPMQGQAHHFIRYAPEGQTYPVERYRNETLRLLHVLNGRLTEAEYLAEEYSIADIACWPWTRAVRAIGLTLDDYPAVADWFARIGERPAVVAGTDVKNAANLSRARPVLTEEQWSNLFGRNMLEAPTR; encoded by the coding sequence ATGATCGACGTTTATTTCACGCCCACGCCCAACGGCCACAAGGTGTCGATCATGCTCGAGGAGGTGGGGCTGGCGCATCGGCTCATCGCGATGAACATGCTCGAGGGCGACCATCTGACTCCCGAATATCGGCGGATCAATCCGAACGGCCGCCTTCCCGCGATCGTCGACCATGATCCGATCGGCGGCGGCGCGCCGCTGCCAGTGTTTGAAAGCGGCGCGATCCTGCTCTATCTCGCCGAAAAGAGCGGGCAGCTGCTTCCAGAAAACCCGCGCCGCCGCAGCCAGGCGCAGCAATGGCTGATGTGGCAGATGGCGAGCTTCGGCCCGATGCAGGGGCAGGCGCATCATTTCATCCGCTATGCGCCCGAGGGGCAGACCTATCCGGTCGAACGCTATCGCAACGAGACGCTGCGGCTGCTCCACGTGCTCAATGGGCGGCTGACCGAAGCCGAATATCTGGCCGAGGAATATTCGATCGCCGACATTGCCTGCTGGCCGTGGACGCGCGCGGTCCGCGCGATCGGGCTGACGCTCGACGATTATCCCGCGGTCGCCGACTGGTTCGCGCGCATCGGCGAGCGCCCCGCGGTGGTCGCGGGGACCGACGTCAAGAACGCCGCCAACCTGTCGAGGGCGCGCCCGGTGCTGACCGAGGAGCAATGGTCGAATTTGTTCGGCAGGAATATGCTGGAAGCGCCGACGCGCTAG
- a CDS encoding MFS transporter: MTEATAFNAGAVAPESGLALRRNVALAMLFVVGTINFVDRQLLSVLVEPIRAEMDFSDTQFGLLTGFAFALFYAAAGVPVAMIADRWNRVKLIGIACIAWSGFTAACGMVSNFWQLALMRFGVGAGEAGGTAPSLSVLADYYPPAQRPFAIGLFTCNGPFGVFVGATFGAWAAAHIGWRNAFVVIGIVGILVAPLLIWLVREPARGAMDTHKPADEALPLAQSLALFWRRPSLRMVMIGSGLAAFVSYGMLNWIPAFLMRTQKMPLDAMATWFGPAAGITFGIGILGGGWLVSHRAKRSARAYGSIPALATAVLIPTFIAALLVDSWQASLALMLIPMAACTAYVAPALALVQNLTPPRSRATAAAVLMLMFNIVGLGLGPLFAGIVSDALKGAHGVDSLRWALMALMPFAAAAGIAQYRMTRHLEKDFAE, encoded by the coding sequence ATGACCGAGGCCACCGCCTTCAATGCAGGCGCCGTAGCGCCCGAAAGCGGCCTTGCGCTGCGCCGCAACGTCGCGCTCGCGATGCTGTTCGTCGTCGGCACGATCAATTTCGTCGACCGCCAGCTCTTGTCGGTGCTCGTCGAGCCAATCCGCGCCGAGATGGATTTCAGCGACACGCAGTTCGGGCTGCTCACCGGCTTCGCCTTCGCGCTCTTCTATGCCGCCGCCGGCGTGCCGGTGGCGATGATCGCCGACCGCTGGAACCGGGTGAAGCTGATCGGCATCGCCTGCATCGCATGGAGCGGCTTCACCGCGGCGTGCGGGATGGTCTCGAACTTCTGGCAACTCGCGTTGATGCGCTTCGGCGTCGGTGCGGGCGAAGCGGGCGGGACGGCGCCGTCGCTTTCGGTGCTCGCCGATTATTATCCGCCTGCGCAGCGGCCTTTCGCGATCGGCCTCTTCACCTGCAACGGCCCGTTCGGCGTCTTCGTCGGCGCGACCTTCGGCGCGTGGGCGGCGGCGCATATCGGCTGGCGAAACGCCTTCGTCGTCATCGGGATCGTCGGCATCCTCGTCGCGCCGCTTTTGATCTGGCTCGTCCGCGAACCCGCACGCGGCGCGATGGACACGCACAAGCCCGCCGACGAAGCCCTGCCCCTTGCGCAGAGCCTCGCGCTATTCTGGCGCCGTCCGTCGCTGCGCATGGTGATGATCGGCAGCGGGCTCGCCGCTTTCGTGAGCTATGGCATGCTCAACTGGATCCCCGCCTTTCTGATGCGGACGCAGAAGATGCCGCTCGACGCGATGGCGACCTGGTTCGGCCCGGCGGCGGGCATTACCTTCGGTATCGGCATTCTCGGCGGCGGCTGGCTCGTCAGTCACCGCGCCAAACGTTCGGCACGCGCCTATGGCTCGATCCCGGCACTTGCGACCGCCGTGCTGATTCCGACCTTCATCGCCGCCCTTCTGGTCGATAGCTGGCAGGCCTCGCTCGCGCTTATGCTGATCCCGATGGCGGCCTGCACCGCCTATGTCGCCCCTGCGCTGGCGCTGGTGCAGAACCTGACCCCGCCGCGCAGCCGTGCGACCGCCGCCGCCGTACTGATGCTGATGTTCAACATTGTCGGTCTCGGGCTCGGCCCGCTGTTCGCCGGGATCGTCAGCGATGCGCTCAAGGGCGCGCACGGCGTCGACAGCCTGCGCTGGGCGCTGATGGCGCTGATGCCGTTCGCCGCCGCGGCCGGCATCGCGCAGTATCGCATGACCCGCCACCTCGAAAAGGATTTCGCCGAATGA